Proteins from one Candidatus Methylacidiphilales bacterium genomic window:
- a CDS encoding glycoside hydrolase family 16 protein, producing the protein MTPHTSKPSLNTLYLLALTLMLATVTTDVLAQNETPVTPAPTAPATPAVTEPVTATAPTAPAATTAAAPTVTPTTTAPAAQASSKPDLSDFLSTFYTEASGASKVKTFWSPSISVSSPAYCSNIKGDVTVTFTARRMTTVHALCWQQPTTDNPSPWGHDVDLAPDLKLEADGSGSFVFHADQFPNGPINLRIYAKDDGDRQDYCELQLFNDGGVVWNQGIPKTNPAPANGMKLVFSDDFDGPLSIATDDKDTTAKYWTHWGGGDGSSWPFTNNSGPNNPFSQVKGKIKNYLRIHASKPPGTRGSTGSLTPTHFSSTAPCYLECRFLAQNATGTWPAFWGGSKKPEDLGTNKGPCDELDVIEAYGTNSKNGGIWTGYHATTHFWGQPAPAWVTSKTMKGPDGNPYDAHKMVETMQTGGKSSWSTTFHTYGLLITHDFTVYYLDDIEVLRHPTGVISANNPFIFIINLAIGGSWPANLLRYGNQSDMWVDYVRVYQGM; encoded by the coding sequence ATGACCCCCCATACAAGCAAACCAAGCCTGAATACCCTGTACCTGCTGGCCCTGACATTGATGCTGGCAACCGTGACAACGGACGTTCTGGCACAAAATGAAACACCCGTTACCCCAGCCCCCACTGCACCTGCCACGCCCGCCGTCACGGAACCTGTCACCGCCACGGCCCCCACCGCACCTGCAGCCACCACAGCCGCGGCACCCACCGTCACTCCCACAACCACTGCACCAGCAGCCCAAGCCAGTTCCAAGCCGGATCTGTCCGATTTTCTATCCACTTTTTATACCGAGGCCAGTGGAGCCAGCAAAGTAAAGACCTTTTGGTCCCCATCGATCTCAGTGAGTTCACCGGCTTATTGCTCGAATATCAAAGGAGATGTCACCGTCACCTTTACGGCGCGCAGGATGACCACCGTTCACGCACTCTGCTGGCAGCAGCCCACAACGGACAATCCCAGTCCATGGGGACACGACGTGGATTTGGCGCCCGACCTCAAACTTGAAGCAGACGGCAGCGGCAGCTTCGTTTTCCATGCGGACCAATTCCCCAACGGACCCATCAACCTGCGCATCTACGCCAAGGACGACGGCGACAGGCAGGATTACTGCGAGCTTCAACTCTTCAATGACGGTGGCGTCGTCTGGAACCAGGGCATTCCCAAGACAAACCCTGCGCCTGCCAACGGCATGAAGCTGGTCTTCTCCGATGACTTCGATGGCCCTCTCTCGATTGCCACTGACGACAAGGATACCACAGCCAAGTATTGGACCCATTGGGGCGGCGGCGACGGCAGCTCCTGGCCCTTTACCAACAACTCAGGCCCCAACAATCCTTTCAGCCAGGTCAAAGGCAAGATCAAGAATTATCTGCGGATTCACGCCTCCAAACCGCCGGGCACCCGCGGTTCCACAGGCAGTCTCACACCCACACATTTTAGCTCTACAGCACCCTGCTACTTGGAGTGCCGGTTCCTGGCACAAAACGCCACAGGCACCTGGCCCGCTTTTTGGGGCGGGTCCAAAAAGCCGGAAGATCTTGGGACAAACAAGGGGCCCTGCGATGAATTGGACGTGATAGAGGCGTACGGGACTAATTCCAAGAACGGTGGCATCTGGACCGGATACCACGCCACCACTCATTTTTGGGGCCAGCCAGCTCCGGCCTGGGTTACAAGCAAGACAATGAAGGGCCCCGACGGCAATCCGTATGACGCCCATAAGATGGTGGAGACCATGCAAACAGGTGGCAAATCCTCCTGGTCCACGACGTTCCACACGTATGGCTTATTGATCACACACGATTTCACCGTCTATTATTTGGACGACATCGAGGTACTGCGTCATCCCACGGGCGTGATCTCCGCGAACAATCCCTTCATCTTCATCATAAATCTGGCCATTGGCGGCAGTTGGCCTGCCAATCTTCTGCGCTACGGCAATCAAAGCGACATGTGGGTGGATTATGTCCGCGTTTATCAGGGCATGTAG
- the aat gene encoding leucyl/phenylalanyl-tRNA--protein transferase translates to MKSGFSVPVLKHGTPLPDPRGARPDGLVAIGGDLSVPRLLEAYRNGIFPWSANPVTWWSPDPRCIIPIDTFHIHRRLSQKLKQQKFRITFDQVFHAVMEGCAASAPGRESSWIEGEMFSAYAELQRCGHAHSVECWQGDTLAGGLYGVCLGGFFAGESMFHRVTDASNIALAALMQHLKQRGFSLFDTQVSTPHTLRLGAIDIPREEYLLLLKHAIELPIRF, encoded by the coding sequence GTGAAATCAGGATTTTCTGTGCCCGTGCTCAAGCACGGCACGCCGCTACCCGACCCCCGCGGCGCCCGTCCTGACGGACTGGTGGCCATTGGCGGGGATCTCTCCGTTCCACGCCTGCTGGAGGCCTACCGGAACGGCATTTTTCCCTGGTCCGCAAACCCGGTGACATGGTGGTCACCCGATCCGCGCTGCATCATTCCCATCGATACATTCCACATCCACCGACGTTTGTCGCAGAAACTAAAACAACAAAAGTTCCGGATTACATTCGACCAGGTCTTTCATGCTGTGATGGAAGGTTGCGCCGCATCCGCGCCGGGCCGCGAGTCCAGTTGGATTGAGGGTGAAATGTTCAGCGCCTATGCGGAATTGCAACGCTGCGGCCATGCGCACAGCGTGGAATGCTGGCAGGGCGACACTCTCGCGGGAGGCCTCTACGGCGTGTGCCTGGGCGGATTTTTTGCCGGCGAATCCATGTTCCACCGCGTGACGGACGCCTCGAACATCGCCCTTGCCGCGTTGATGCAGCATTTGAAACAGCGGGGATTCAGTCTGTTTGACACGCAGGTCAGCACGCCGCACACCTTGCGTCTGGGTGCCATCGACATCCCGCGGGAGGAATACCTTCTGCTTCTGAAGCACGCCATCGAGCTGCCGATAAGGTTTTAA
- a CDS encoding UvrD-helicase domain-containing protein, with the protein MSRLLSGLNPSQREAVQALDGPVLVLAGAGTGKTRVITHRMAYLIEQGADPRQVLALTFTNKAAREMKERFMALVRSRHDTEALKQLFAGTFHSFCVKLLREFIEKLDYSRNFTIYDESDQVSLLKQIIGRVAGHNSDVDLQKIKALISLAKNKGHEAPEEAGDSVAPAIFRKYQDELKLRNAVDFDDLLVLAVKLLRDHPEVRSQVRGRIRYLLVDEYQDTNRIQFEIVRLLASETRDVCVVGDDDQSIYSWRGAESSHILEFEQFFPKATVVRLEQNYRCTPNILKAANSVIRNNARRHVKLLWSDGPPGEKIRLVTAAGEQEEAAWVVSDILRLRREQNLSWESFALLYRANHLSRVFEHEFRRLRIPYRIVGGLGFYERREVKDVLAYLQVILNPNDDISLLRIINQPARGIGKTTLEELIRSARERKHHIWLELQEERKKSGRASAGLENFSSLVHRYHARFKQETTWSKILKDLLEEIRFFEEIRRTSKDNNEASSRCENVQELVSALASHEQKRGGTLQDFIDGLRLDQKDEKDEEKDGYGVTLMTLHSAKGLEFNRVYLVGLEEGILPHDRSKLEGNVEEERRLFYVGMTRAMRGLVLSQCGSRRRYGQEEPRHPSSFLLELPEDIIEPIDAASTLTQAGAEQVVDRLSALRARLGEYPE; encoded by the coding sequence GTGTCCCGGCTCTTATCAGGCTTAAATCCATCCCAACGCGAGGCGGTCCAGGCCCTTGACGGGCCTGTGTTGGTCCTGGCGGGCGCGGGCACGGGCAAGACGCGGGTCATCACGCACCGCATGGCCTATCTGATCGAGCAGGGGGCGGATCCAAGGCAGGTGCTGGCACTAACTTTTACGAACAAAGCCGCGCGCGAGATGAAGGAACGCTTCATGGCGCTGGTGCGGAGCCGGCATGATACCGAGGCCTTGAAACAGCTCTTCGCCGGAACTTTCCATTCCTTTTGTGTGAAGTTGCTCCGGGAATTTATTGAAAAGTTGGATTACAGCCGCAATTTCACCATTTACGACGAATCCGACCAGGTCTCGCTCTTGAAACAAATCATCGGACGTGTCGCGGGGCACAACAGCGATGTCGATTTGCAAAAAATAAAGGCCCTCATCAGCCTGGCAAAAAACAAAGGGCATGAAGCTCCCGAGGAAGCGGGGGATTCCGTGGCGCCCGCCATCTTTCGAAAGTACCAGGACGAACTCAAACTGCGCAATGCCGTGGATTTCGACGATCTCCTCGTCCTGGCGGTCAAGTTGTTGCGCGACCACCCCGAAGTCCGCAGCCAGGTGCGCGGACGCATCCGCTATCTGTTGGTGGATGAATACCAGGACACCAACCGCATCCAGTTTGAAATCGTCCGGCTGCTGGCTTCGGAGACCCGCGATGTGTGTGTCGTCGGCGACGACGACCAAAGCATCTACAGTTGGCGCGGGGCCGAGAGCTCGCACATTCTGGAATTCGAGCAGTTTTTCCCGAAGGCGACGGTGGTCCGGCTGGAGCAAAATTACCGTTGCACTCCTAACATATTGAAGGCTGCGAACAGCGTGATCCGGAACAATGCGCGGCGCCATGTGAAGTTGCTCTGGTCGGACGGCCCGCCCGGCGAAAAAATCCGCCTGGTGACCGCCGCGGGCGAGCAGGAGGAGGCGGCCTGGGTGGTGTCGGATATTCTGCGCTTGCGGCGCGAGCAGAATCTTTCCTGGGAAAGTTTCGCGTTGCTCTACCGCGCGAACCACCTTTCCCGCGTGTTCGAGCATGAGTTCCGCAGGTTGCGCATCCCGTATCGGATCGTGGGCGGGCTGGGCTTTTACGAGCGTCGCGAAGTCAAGGACGTGCTGGCCTATCTCCAGGTGATTTTAAACCCGAACGACGACATCAGCCTGTTGCGCATCATCAACCAGCCGGCGCGCGGCATCGGAAAGACAACGCTCGAGGAATTGATACGCTCGGCGCGGGAGCGGAAACATCACATCTGGCTGGAGCTTCAAGAGGAACGGAAGAAAAGCGGAAGGGCGTCCGCGGGACTCGAAAATTTTTCGAGCCTTGTGCATCGCTATCATGCGAGGTTCAAGCAGGAAACGACCTGGTCGAAGATACTCAAGGATTTATTGGAAGAGATCCGCTTTTTCGAGGAGATCCGCCGCACGAGCAAGGATAACAACGAGGCGTCGAGCCGTTGCGAAAACGTCCAGGAACTGGTGTCGGCCCTGGCTTCGCATGAACAAAAGCGCGGGGGCACACTGCAGGATTTTATCGACGGGCTGCGCCTGGACCAAAAGGATGAGAAGGACGAGGAGAAGGACGGTTATGGCGTGACCTTGATGACGCTGCACTCGGCCAAAGGGCTGGAGTTCAACCGCGTGTATCTGGTCGGCTTGGAGGAGGGGATTTTACCGCACGACCGCAGCAAGCTGGAAGGCAATGTGGAGGAGGAGCGGCGTTTGTTTTATGTGGGCATGACGCGCGCCATGCGGGGACTGGTGCTGAGCCAGTGCGGCAGCAGGCGCCGTTACGGGCAGGAAGAACCGCGGCATCCTTCGAGCTTTCTGCTCGAACTGCCGGAGGACATCATCGAGCCGATTGATGCGGCCAGCACCCTGACCCAGGCGGGTGCGGAGCAGGTGGTGGACCGGTTGAGCGCGTTGCGGGCGCGGCTCGGTGAATATCCTGAATAG
- a CDS encoding exopolysaccharide biosynthesis protein, whose protein sequence is MKDSTDGKLPVSAVPRRLSEDIAMLLLEFAERPVRLGEVMELMRHRSYSFLLILLCLPFCTPIPLPGLSTPFGLVVALIGFRLALGQAPWVPQRMQQIQLPAKLLPRVLMAAEKLIVRLEYLLKPRCAAVFKLPLLVNGMGLMILIAGALLLLPLPIPFTNLAPALTVILLAFAMIEKDGYFVIAGTLAFAVTILFFAALFLGGISAGAFVGHLYGD, encoded by the coding sequence GTGAAAGACTCAACGGATGGCAAGCTGCCTGTGTCAGCGGTTCCGAGAAGGCTTTCCGAGGACATTGCCATGCTGCTTCTCGAGTTTGCCGAGCGGCCTGTGCGGCTCGGCGAGGTGATGGAACTCATGCGGCACCGTTCCTACTCGTTTCTGCTTATACTGCTTTGTCTGCCTTTTTGCACGCCGATCCCTCTTCCGGGCCTCTCGACCCCGTTTGGGCTTGTGGTCGCGCTGATTGGATTCCGCCTCGCGCTGGGCCAGGCGCCCTGGGTCCCGCAGCGCATGCAGCAGATTCAACTGCCTGCCAAATTACTGCCGCGTGTATTGATGGCTGCGGAAAAACTCATCGTGAGACTTGAGTATCTGCTCAAGCCCCGCTGCGCCGCCGTGTTCAAGCTCCCGCTTCTGGTAAATGGCATGGGCTTGATGATCCTGATTGCCGGAGCACTCCTATTGCTGCCGCTGCCGATTCCCTTTACCAACCTGGCTCCGGCACTGACGGTCATTTTGCTGGCGTTCGCCATGATTGAGAAGGACGGCTATTTTGTCATTGCGGGAACGCTTGCTTTCGCTGTGACGATCCTGTTTTTTGCCGCCCTGTTTCTGGGAGGAATCTCGGCGGGCGCGTTTGTGGGCCATTTATATGGGGACTGA
- a CDS encoding phosphatase PAP2 family protein: MITSTSQSRCLAVFFALLTLISFVWAKDATPAHYVVPSEIDFTKILPSIAAVTDPQAKVEKDFELSVVIETQKEASAADVQRARDEARTPDHMPSPFSFSDVIGPWFKADNANISLTVALLKNALDDAEGVIRPAKKNWNRTRPFRQDPADIKLQTDDPGEVPGPTSASYPSGHATDGMVFALVLSDLAPELKDKLIARGVQYGNDRVILGVHFPSDVAAGRVLAQAIYTALKDKKSYQNDLAAAKVQFQKELLVHAGQSGAVSK, from the coding sequence ATGATTACAAGCACCAGCCAATCCCGCTGCCTTGCCGTTTTTTTCGCCCTTCTCACTTTGATTTCCTTTGTCTGGGCGAAGGATGCGACTCCGGCCCATTACGTCGTTCCGTCCGAGATCGACTTCACTAAAATTCTTCCTTCCATTGCCGCTGTCACGGATCCGCAGGCCAAGGTTGAAAAGGATTTCGAGCTTTCCGTGGTCATCGAGACGCAGAAGGAAGCTTCCGCAGCCGATGTCCAGCGCGCACGCGACGAAGCTCGCACGCCCGACCACATGCCTTCTCCGTTCTCGTTTTCGGATGTCATTGGTCCCTGGTTCAAGGCCGACAACGCGAATATCAGTCTCACTGTCGCGCTGCTCAAAAATGCCCTTGATGACGCTGAAGGTGTCATTAGACCGGCCAAGAAAAATTGGAATCGTACGCGCCCATTCCGTCAGGACCCCGCCGATATCAAGCTTCAGACGGATGATCCCGGAGAAGTTCCCGGGCCGACCAGCGCTTCCTATCCCAGCGGCCATGCCACTGACGGCATGGTTTTTGCGCTTGTTCTTTCCGACCTTGCGCCCGAGCTCAAAGACAAGCTAATCGCCCGTGGCGTCCAGTATGGCAATGACCGCGTGATCCTCGGCGTTCATTTTCCAAGCGACGTTGCCGCCGGGCGTGTTCTCGCTCAGGCCATTTACACAGCGCTTAAGGACAAGAAATCCTATCAAAACGATCTCGCTGCCGCGAAAGTGCAGTTCCAAAAGGAACTTCTCGTCCATGCCGGGCAATCGGGTGCGGTTTCAAAATAG
- a CDS encoding endonuclease/exonuclease/phosphatase family protein, protein MPATPLRLLLPAFGIFLACLSSPLQAAETYSICSWNVENFGVTDRIIDGNRVEIAMKPDKEIASMMAILKRLHPDILGLCEILQDPKDRYVKQVQSELKKAGLDYPHLSTCKGGDSRIQNVLLSRFPILREEPVTDQTFDSTLKDPVTKLKTRQPHKMERGIINSVIEIKPGYQVRVMLVHLKSKRADPGIVSDEAKESGDAFVRRNEALIVKGAMNRVLDADPEARLIVMGDFNDTSRSRAVTTIIGSKDAANRCFDLWLKDWLGDWWTHYHFPEKSYERIDYMVVSKHLFGEWNTSKSCVYRQNQNDPPEYSTYAPSDHRPLLAVFNLPEIPKTD, encoded by the coding sequence ATGCCTGCCACTCCGCTCCGCCTTCTACTTCCTGCATTTGGAATCTTCCTGGCCTGCCTCTCCTCCCCACTCCAGGCCGCGGAAACCTACAGCATCTGCTCCTGGAACGTGGAAAACTTTGGCGTCACCGACCGCATCATCGACGGCAACCGCGTGGAGATCGCCATGAAACCCGACAAGGAAATCGCCTCCATGATGGCGATTTTAAAACGCCTGCACCCCGACATCCTCGGCCTTTGCGAAATTCTCCAGGACCCCAAGGACCGCTACGTCAAACAAGTGCAGTCGGAATTGAAAAAAGCGGGTCTGGACTACCCTCACCTCAGCACCTGCAAAGGCGGCGACAGCCGCATCCAAAATGTATTGCTCTCGCGTTTCCCCATCTTGCGCGAGGAACCCGTCACGGATCAAACGTTCGACAGCACCCTCAAAGATCCCGTCACAAAACTAAAGACAAGGCAACCGCACAAAATGGAGCGCGGCATCATCAACTCCGTCATTGAAATCAAACCCGGCTATCAGGTGCGCGTCATGCTCGTGCATCTTAAATCCAAACGGGCCGACCCGGGGATTGTCAGCGACGAGGCGAAGGAATCAGGCGATGCCTTCGTGCGCCGCAACGAGGCCCTGATCGTGAAGGGCGCCATGAACCGGGTTCTCGACGCCGACCCCGAGGCCCGCCTCATCGTCATGGGCGATTTCAACGACACATCCCGAAGCCGCGCCGTCACGACCATCATCGGCTCAAAGGACGCCGCCAACCGCTGCTTCGACCTTTGGTTGAAAGACTGGCTGGGCGACTGGTGGACTCATTACCATTTTCCTGAAAAATCATACGAGCGGATCGATTACATGGTCGTCAGCAAACATTTGTTCGGCGAGTGGAACACCTCCAAGTCCTGCGTGTACCGGCAGAACCAGAATGATCCTCCCGAATACAGCACCTACGCGCCCAGCGACCACCGTCCGCTGCTTGCGGTGTTCAACCTTCCGGAGATCCCAAAGACTGACTAA
- a CDS encoding amino acid ABC transporter ATP-binding protein: MKLELRGLRKSFGMHRALSGVTFRCESCQSLALIGPSGGGKSTLLRLIAGLLPPDSGSIVLNEQSLAHQEPELRRYRKSLGIVFQAYNLFPHLTALQNIMLPLEKVHRYSPEAARERALALLEKFRLADHANKKPAELSGGQRQRVAIARALGAGPKLLLFDEPTSALDPEMSAEVLAVIETLKTEGTDFILVTHHMAFARRVADHVVFLTDGAVGESGPASRLFQSAETPALRSFLQTYTLY, translated from the coding sequence ATGAAACTTGAGCTTCGCGGCCTGCGCAAATCCTTCGGCATGCACCGCGCACTCTCCGGCGTTACATTCCGTTGCGAGTCCTGCCAGTCTCTGGCGCTTATAGGGCCTTCGGGAGGCGGTAAATCCACGCTGCTGCGCCTCATCGCCGGACTGCTCCCGCCCGACAGCGGCTCGATCGTGCTTAACGAACAGAGTCTGGCCCATCAGGAACCCGAGCTGCGGCGGTATCGAAAAAGCCTCGGGATCGTCTTCCAGGCGTATAATCTTTTCCCCCACCTGACTGCGCTTCAAAATATCATGCTTCCGCTCGAAAAAGTGCACCGTTACAGCCCGGAAGCAGCACGCGAGCGCGCACTTGCTTTGCTCGAAAAATTCCGCCTGGCCGATCATGCCAACAAAAAACCGGCTGAACTCTCCGGAGGACAGCGCCAGCGCGTCGCCATTGCCCGGGCCCTGGGAGCCGGACCCAAACTGCTTTTGTTTGATGAGCCCACCTCCGCGCTTGATCCGGAAATGTCGGCCGAAGTCCTTGCGGTGATTGAAACACTCAAGACCGAAGGCACCGACTTTATCCTCGTCACCCACCACATGGCCTTTGCGAGACGGGTGGCGGATCATGTTGTTTTTCTGACCGATGGCGCCGTGGGCGAATCCGGCCCGGCTTCGCGCCTGTTTCAGAGCGCCGAGACCCCGGCACTGCGCTCCTTTCTCCAGACCTACACGCTGTATTAG
- a CDS encoding amino acid ABC transporter permease, whose translation MNPKVQSTMRHIFSFALAIGAIILIFDWAFRRLDHSWNWAAILPYWPKFVQGWLVTLAVSSAALVLSLLLGLASALARRQPFLPLRYLSLIYTEVVRGTPLLVQILILFYVVADALGLENRYVAGVLILAFFSGAYLSEIIRSGIESVGASQIESARAIGLAPWQIYRYVIYPQALRQSLPAMAGQFVSLIKDSSLLSIISISEFTLNAQEVNSFTYSTLESYLPLAAGYLLLTLPVTWWTRSLERSFHYET comes from the coding sequence ATGAACCCGAAAGTCCAATCTACCATGCGCCATATTTTCAGTTTTGCGCTGGCAATTGGCGCCATCATACTGATATTCGACTGGGCTTTCCGGCGTCTCGACCATTCCTGGAATTGGGCCGCAATCCTGCCCTACTGGCCCAAGTTCGTCCAAGGCTGGCTGGTCACCCTTGCCGTTTCCTCCGCCGCGCTCGTCCTGAGCCTGCTTCTCGGCCTTGCCTCCGCTCTCGCCCGGCGACAACCCTTCCTGCCCCTCCGTTATCTCAGCCTGATTTATACCGAAGTCGTACGTGGCACACCGCTGTTGGTGCAAATTTTGATCCTCTTTTACGTTGTAGCCGACGCTCTGGGCCTGGAAAACCGCTACGTCGCCGGCGTGCTCATCCTCGCCTTCTTCAGCGGCGCTTATCTTTCCGAAATCATCCGCTCCGGCATCGAAAGCGTGGGCGCTTCTCAAATCGAATCCGCCCGGGCCATCGGCCTGGCTCCCTGGCAAATTTATCGTTATGTCATTTATCCCCAGGCGCTCCGGCAAAGCCTGCCCGCCATGGCCGGACAATTCGTTTCGCTCATCAAGGATTCCTCGCTGCTCTCCATCATCTCCATCAGCGAATTCACGCTCAACGCCCAGGAGGTGAATTCCTTCACCTACAGCACACTCGAATCCTACCTGCCGCTGGCAGCCGGCTACTTGCTGCTCACCCTTCCCGTCACTTGGTGGACGCGCTCGCTCGAAAGGAGCTTCCATTATGAAACTTGA
- a CDS encoding C39 family peptidase — translation MAVLVWILAVAPAFSQGLNDTFGLPLWKDESLWDDTARGAAERLGLRGVSNSGGESYRAEFMGQRTVLGAKLYAIDLYGNNGTVQRVVFGFLNKADLLQQLGYSSTSPKEVIGPFLIDFDRNLGKERDTIRSKLILRLGQPIEAGKAEIWQWVGHQLVLERSREALILTIQKGQYAPTTAESEKAHEMDQTVMSPASYVKRTGEGDVYIDGIPPISQGNRGFCVPAAWEKYLRHYGLTFNVYDLADEGRTTAFGSTWIPFARGISSRLEPLGYSLVYERSKPDNFTLLKKYIDQGLPLLWCLDAQLLREWVDRNNQRSTHLPASPRYTSKSPQIAGHGILIIGYNAGYKEIALSDSTDLGHAIPQIWVPADEIRLCDLNQELIAILPPNSHVTPSTGFLKAREF, via the coding sequence TTGGCTGTCCTTGTCTGGATACTGGCCGTTGCACCAGCCTTTAGCCAAGGCCTGAACGATACTTTCGGCCTCCCTCTCTGGAAAGACGAGTCACTGTGGGACGACACTGCCAGGGGCGCCGCTGAACGGCTCGGTCTGCGGGGCGTTTCAAATTCGGGAGGCGAATCATACCGGGCGGAATTCATGGGCCAAAGAACCGTGTTGGGCGCCAAACTCTACGCCATCGATCTCTATGGCAACAACGGAACAGTCCAACGCGTTGTCTTCGGCTTTTTAAACAAAGCGGATTTGCTGCAGCAACTGGGCTACTCCAGCACCTCACCCAAAGAAGTCATCGGCCCGTTTTTGATCGATTTCGACCGCAATCTGGGCAAGGAGCGGGATACCATACGGAGCAAGCTCATCCTGCGTCTGGGCCAGCCCATTGAGGCAGGCAAAGCCGAGATCTGGCAATGGGTCGGCCATCAATTGGTTTTGGAACGCAGCAGGGAAGCCCTGATCCTGACCATTCAAAAAGGCCAATATGCTCCCACAACGGCCGAGTCCGAGAAAGCGCACGAAATGGACCAGACGGTGATGAGCCCCGCCAGCTATGTAAAACGCACCGGGGAAGGGGATGTCTATATTGACGGCATTCCCCCGATCTCACAAGGCAACCGCGGCTTCTGCGTACCTGCCGCCTGGGAAAAATACCTGCGCCATTACGGCCTGACTTTCAACGTCTATGATTTGGCAGACGAGGGCAGGACAACCGCGTTTGGCAGCACATGGATACCGTTTGCCCGGGGCATCAGCAGCCGGCTTGAACCCTTGGGTTACAGCCTCGTGTATGAGAGATCAAAGCCTGACAACTTCACGCTGCTGAAAAAATACATCGACCAGGGCCTTCCGCTGCTCTGGTGCCTGGACGCCCAGTTGTTGCGCGAGTGGGTGGATCGCAACAACCAGCGCTCAACCCACCTCCCCGCCTCACCCCGCTACACTTCCAAGTCGCCTCAGATAGCCGGACATGGCATCCTCATCATCGGCTACAATGCCGGGTACAAGGAAATCGCCCTTTCCGATTCGACGGATCTGGGGCATGCCATCCCCCAAATCTGGGTTCCCGCGGATGAGATACGCCTCTGCGATCTCAACCAGGAATTGATCGCCATCCTGCCTCCCAACTCACACGTCACTCCCAGCACCGGCTTCCTCAAAGCCCGCGAGTTTTAA
- the cpaB gene encoding Flp pilus assembly protein CpaB — protein MPKKGLTFLIILALALAGLSIYLFKTLLDNAKAQANVAPAPQPEQMEMQKVLIAKEDIPMGKPIGLLDVDTVDFPQKFTPPGALKSMDDLNGKLSAQLIPKGDILLDKKVALPNQLPRASMIVEPGRRLVSIRVDDIKANGYLVKNGDYVDLVGTFPIPDGMAKPGDTANKNLTVTFLQRVKIFDIIYGDEAGSTGQETSGTGPGVGKGKNPAGDKRMARGTATATFDVTPHEAELILTAEGQASNLMLMLRRFDDETITPPPSDLYKDLITNLSGESARKKVEEAPVQPAPQPRKRVL, from the coding sequence ATGCCTAAAAAGGGTTTAACATTTTTAATTATTCTTGCCTTGGCTCTCGCTGGGCTGAGTATTTATTTGTTCAAGACCCTTTTGGATAATGCCAAGGCCCAGGCAAATGTAGCGCCTGCCCCGCAACCGGAGCAGATGGAAATGCAAAAAGTTTTGATCGCCAAGGAAGATATCCCTATGGGAAAGCCGATCGGATTGCTCGATGTGGATACGGTTGATTTTCCGCAGAAATTCACGCCTCCCGGCGCCTTAAAATCCATGGATGATCTGAATGGGAAACTATCGGCGCAACTTATTCCGAAGGGCGATATCCTTTTGGACAAAAAAGTGGCCCTCCCGAACCAGTTGCCGCGGGCGTCGATGATAGTTGAACCGGGCCGCAGGCTGGTTTCGATCCGCGTGGATGATATCAAGGCCAATGGTTACCTGGTCAAAAACGGGGATTATGTGGATTTGGTCGGCACGTTTCCCATACCGGATGGCATGGCAAAGCCAGGGGACACGGCCAACAAGAACCTGACCGTTACCTTTCTCCAACGGGTCAAAATATTCGATATTATTTATGGCGATGAAGCCGGTAGTACGGGACAGGAAACGAGCGGAACGGGGCCGGGCGTCGGCAAGGGGAAAAATCCTGCCGGGGATAAACGCATGGCAAGAGGGACGGCGACAGCGACTTTTGATGTGACCCCCCATGAAGCGGAGTTGATTTTAACGGCGGAGGGGCAGGCCAGCAATCTCATGCTGATGTTGCGCCGTTTTGACGATGAAACAATCACCCCGCCGCCATCGGATTTGTACAAGGATTTGATTACAAACCTTTCAGGGGAATCAGCCCGCAAGAAAGTCGAAGAGGCGCCGGTTCAACCCGCGCCGCAGCCACGGAAGAGGGTTTTATAA